The Amycolatopsis jiangsuensis nucleotide sequence TTCGCGCGAGCGCTCGCTTCCGCGAGGTAAACGATTTTCCCGGGTGAGTACCGTGAGGCGCATGCGCGTGCTTGCCTTCCTCGACGGATCCCTTGCCGACTCCGGAGCCGCCCACCTGCGGGTGGACGACCTCGGTCTGCTGCGTGGAGACGGGGTGTTCGAGACCATCCTCGTGGCGGACAAGAAGCCGCGGGAACTGCGCCCGCACCTCGACCGGCTCGCCCGTTCCGCGGCGATGCTGGACCTGCCGGCGCCCGACCTGGCCGGCTTCGAACGCGCTGCCCGTGCGGTGATCGACGGATGGCAGGGCGGCAGGGAAATCGCGCTGAAGCTCGTGTACACGCGAGGGGTCGACGGCGATCCGGCGGGCACGCCGACGGCGTTCGCGCTGGGCGTGGAAGTTGACGCGAAGGTGTTGCGGGCACGCGAGGACGGCGTGTCCGTGGTGACGCTGGAGCGTGGCTTCGGCCCGGACGTCGCCGAGCACGCGCCATGGTTGCTGCTGGGCTCGAAGTCGATCTCCTACGCGGTGAACATGGCCGCGTTGCGAGAAGCGGCGCGGCGCGGTGCGCAGGACGTTATTTTCACGGCCACGGACGGATCCGTGCTGGAAGGCCCGACGTCCACCGTGATACTGGCCAAGGACCGCACGCTCTACACGCCGCCGTCCACCATCGGCATCCTGCCCGGCACCACGCAGTACGCGCTGTTCCGCGGTGCGGAGAAGGCGGGCTGGAACGTGAAGGTGGAACCGCTCGCGGCCACCGACCTGGCCCGTGGCGACGGGGTATTCCTGGCCTCTTCGGTCCGGCTGGTCACCCGCGTGCACACGCTCGACGGCGTGGCGCTGCCCGATTCGACCGCCGTGCACCAGGAGTTGGCCGCGATCTACGAGTCCGAGTACTCGGGCTGAGCCGCGCTGATCCGCACCACCGACGCCGGCACGCCTTCCGCCCGGTAGGCGGTGATCTTGTGGTGACCGTCGAGCAGCAGCGCGCGGGCACCGGACAGCACGATCGCCACCGGCAGGTGGCCGGACCGGATCGCGGCGCGATAGTAGGTCACGCGTGCGTGGTCGTGCTCCGGCCACTCGGTGGCCGGCACGAGAGCGGCGGCCTCGGTCAGCCGCTCCGGCCCGTTCACCCGGTAGTCGCCGTCCACGAGCAGCGCCAGCACCGCACGCAGCGTGTCCGCCAGCGGACGCCGCAGCTGACCGGTGGCCAGCGCGATGCGCAGCGACTGCGGCAGCTCCACGCGTCCGCCGGTGTTCAGCTCCAGGAAACCCGCGCCACCGGTGATCGTTACCCGTTCCACACCCGGAAGGACGGCTGGAAGCGCAGCAAGGTTCCGGGACGGACCTGGGCGAGTGCGTCGAGTGATTTCCGTCTCACCGTCGCCGCCACCGGATACCCGCCGGTCGTCGGATGGTCGGCGAGGAACACGATCGGCTGACCGTCGGGCGGGACCTGGATCGCGCCGGTCACGATGCCCTCGCTCGGCAGCTCGCCGGTGCGAGCGCGGCGCAGCGGCGGCCCGTCGAGGCGGAGGCCGACGCGATTGACCTCGGCGGTGACCGTCCACCAGCAGCCGAGCCCGGCCGCGGCGTCGGCGAGCCAGTCGTCCCGTGGTCCCAGCAGAACCGGCACGACGAGCTCGGCCGGGGCGGACGCGGGAGGCACGACGTCGGCTCCGGCAGGCAGCCCCGTCGCCGAGCCGAGCGGGACCGTCATGCCCGGTTCGAGCGGCACCGGCCCGAGGCCCGAGAGCACGTCCCGCGAACGGCTGCCCAGCACCGGCTCCACGGCCAGGCCCCCGGACACCGCGAGATAGCAGCGCAGCCCGGTCGACGGCGTGCCGATGGTGAGCCGCTGTCCTGCCCGCAGCGGCACGGGCACGTGTGAGCCGACCTCGCGACCGTCCACAGTGACCGGTACGGACGGTCCGGTCACCGCCGCCGTGCATGATTCCGTCGCCCGCACCTCCAGGCCGCCGAGCACGGTTTCGACCCCGGCCGCGTCCTCGGAGTTGCCGGCCAGCCGGTTCGCCAGCCGCAACGCCGCGGCGTCCAGTGCGCCGGAGGGCGGCACTCCCAGGTGTGCGTACCCGGGGCGGCCGAGGTCCTGGACGAGCGCGAGCGGACCGGTCGCAACGATCTCCAGCGCCCGCATGATCCGCTCCGCCGGCGGCTGTGGGCCTCAGCCCACCACACGACGCAACAGCGCCGAGGCGTGCGGCTGCATCTCCTGGCCCATCATCGCGCGCTCCTCGACGTAGCCGAGGTCGCCGTTGATCAGGCCGTAGAGTCGCCGGGCACCGGTGACGTCCTTGGCCGTCGCGGAGCGGATGACCGCGTCCGTGCCCAGCTCCCAGGACGTCTGGTTGCGTGGTTTGCCGTAGAACAGTTCGACGACGCCCGAGCTGTGGGTGAGCAGCAGCTCCAGCGTGTCGTCCTCCTGCGGCCGCCAGAACCCCGACTCGCGGGCGGCCGGGCGCAGCACGCTGCCGTCCTCGTTCAGCAGCCACGAACGTGCCTCGTGGACGACGAACGGGCGGCCGTCGTGGGACACGGTGAGCTGCTGCGCGAACTTGATCGGCCCGTCGATGGTCGGGTACGAGATCTCGCCCTCGCCGCGCCAGACGCCGACCAGCGGAAGCAGCGCCAGGCAGGCGTCGTTCAGGTTCTCGCCCTCGCGCAGGTTGGCCGTGTCGTTCGGAATCGGGAGGTCGTCCCACAACGGCAGGTTGCGCTCGCGCGTGCTCGCCGCGCGTTCCTCGGCCGCCGCGATGGCCTCGTCGCCACTCGTGGTCATGCCGCTCAGCGTTGCTCGGCGTACAGCCGGTAGACGACGTAGACCGCGAACCACACGATCGCGATACCCGCGAGGATCAGCAGAATCGTAAACAGGGTCTCCACGTCCAGCAGAATAGTCGGCCCGCCGTCGTCCGGCCCCGCGCGGGCCACCTCCGGTGAGCACAGTCACCACCCTGAACGCCGTGAAGGCCCCTTCGACGGAACCGGATTCCGTCGAAGGGGCCTTCACGCCCGTCGAATGGCGGGTCAGGCGACCGAAATCGCCAGCTGGTGCAGACCCGGACCGGCCGCGGTGACTGAGGCTTCGCCGTTGCCCGTGCGGTGCAGCGCGCGCACCGTCCACGAGCCCGCCGCCGCGTAGAAGCGGAAATCGCCGTCGTCGGAGGAGACCACCTCGCCGGCGAAGTCGCCGCCGCCGTCGAGCAGGCGGACGAACGCGCCGCCCACCGGTCCCGCGGTGCCGGTCACCTTGCCGGCCAGCACGACCTGACCGTTGGTGTCGAAGTCCGCCGGGGTCGCCTCCTGGACCGGAGCGCCGCAGCCGTCGTCGGCCGCCATCACTTCGCTCCCAGCTCGACCGGCACGCCGACCAGCGAGCCGTACTCGGTCCAGGAACCGTCGTAGTTCTTCACGTCGGAGTAGCCGAGCAGCTCGTGCAGCGCGAACCACGCGATCGACGAGCGCTCACCGATGCGGCAGTAGGCGATGGTCGCCTTCGACTCGTCGATGCCCGCCTCGGCGTACAGCTCCTTGATCTCGTCCTCGGACTTGAAGGTGCCGTCCTCGTTGGCCACCTTCGCCCACGGCACGTTCAGCGCGCCCGGGATGTGGCCGGGCACCTGCGCGACCTCCTGCGGAAGGTGCGCCGGGGCGAGCAGCTTGCCGGCGAACTCGTCCGGCGAACGCACGTCCACGTAGTTCTTCGCGCCGATGGACTGCACGACCTCGTCGCGGAACGCGCGGATCGAGGTGTCCGGCTCCTTCGCCCGGTACTGCGTGGCGTCGCGCTTGACCTCGTCGGAGTTCAGCTCACGGCCGTCGAGCTCCCACTTCTTGCGGCCGCCGTCGAGCAGCTGCACGTTCTGGTGGCCGTAGAGCTTGAAGTACCAGTAGGCGTAGGCGGCGAACCAGTTGTTGTTGCCGCCGTAGAGGATCACCCGGTCGTCGTTGGAGATGCCCTTCTCCGACAGCAGCTTTTCGAAGTCCTCCTTGCTGACGAAGTCGCGGCGCACCTTGTCCTGCAGGTCGTTGCGCCAGTCGAGCTTCACCGCACCGCGGATGTGCCCGGTGTCGTAGGCGGTGGTGTCCTCGTCGACCTCGGCGAACACCACACCGGGGGTGTCCAGGTTCTCCTCGGCCCACTGGGTGGTGACCAGGACGTCTTCACGGCTCATGGAGCGAACTCTCTTTCTGGGGGATGGTTTTCTACGAGGCCCGGGCCGGGCTGAAACGCTTGATCAGCAGGTACATCTCGCAGCCGAGGCAGAAGTCGAACGCCGCGTTGAGAAAGGCCGCGAACAACGCGAACGCGGTCGCCACGATGCCCAGCGTGCTCACGCCCGCGACGAAGCCGATCGTGCCGATCAACGCGAACACGAAGCCGACCGCCTGCGCGAACCGCAGCGGGGCGGCGTCCTCGCGCTCACCCGGCGGGCCCAGCCGCGGCGCGACGAGCAGCCGGTAGACCACCGAGTACGGCGCCGGCTTGAGCCCGATGAAAGCGCCGATCGCGAACACCACGGTCTGCAGCGCGAGCAGCGGCCACCACTGCGTCACGAGCACCACGGCGAGCACCACCGTGGTCACGATCGCGGCGAACCTGGGACCACGCGGGTCGACGGCCGGTCCGGCGGACATGGTTCCTCCTGCTTGGTGCGAGGGGAATCGGTGCGAGGGAAGAGCACGCGGGGAAACGCGAAGGCGAGGCGCGAGACGTGCTTCAGCGCCGGCCGGTGAACCGCGGACACAAGCTGCTGCGCACGCGGCACAGATCCACCGCGCGGCGCTGCGTCAGGAGGGTGATGGGCAGCTCGTCCACAGCACGCAGGGTACCCAGTCTTCCCTCACTGCGGGAACCTGGTTCATACCTTGGGACGAGTTCCGGATCCTGGGAAACAACCCCGGCTCAGCCGGTGGCCGCGAGGTGCGGACGCAGGGCTTCCAGCAGCTCAGGCCCCTTGGGCAGGCCGCCGACCCGCAGCAGCTCGCGGCCGTCCGGGGTCAGCGCGAGGGTGGTCGGGGTCCGCAGCACGGAAAGCGCCTGCGCGACCTCCGGCTGGTTCGTGACGTCGAGGTCCACGTGCCGCAACCCCGGGGTTTTGTCCGCCAGCGCGGACAGCAGCGCCCGCGTGTGCCGGCAGGGAGCGCAGAACGTGGTGGAGATCTGCACCAGCGTGACGGCCGCCCCCGCGTCGAGCACCTCGGCGACGGGAGCGGGCAAGTGCGCAGCGGCCGACCGGCCGGCACGGTCCGCGGTGGTGGACGCGGCAACGGGTGTCTCCGTGTCTTCGCCGGCCCCCGTATGCGCGGCCCGCTTGGCCGGGCGGATCCGGCCGTCGCGTGACTTCAGCAGGAAACCGGCCGCCAGCGCGACGACCAGTACCGCCAGCAGGACCCAAAATCCGACCACCGGGTACTCACCCCTTCGGTGTCTTCGTGACCGACAGGTCGGCGAAGCTCACGCCGGTCGCCTTGCCCTTGATCGTCACCGAGCCGCTGTCCACGCGCACCGCGGTCGGGGTGACCGAGAGCGGCAGCGTGCTGGTGTCGATCGTGGCGCGGAAGTTCGGCAGCAACGCCTTCTGCACAGCGTCTGGAACAGTCGTGGTCGACTGGTCATTCCCGAACTGCAGACGGTGCGGCACGATCGAGATGCTCTTGCCCTCGAGCTGGATCAGCGCGAAGCAGAAGATCTCCACCTTCTGCCCGGCCACCTGCACGTCGCCGGAGATGCGCATTCCGGCGGTGGTGTCGTCGGCAGGCTCGCCCGCCTCGTCGGTCGGCGTCGGATCGGGCTGCTTGCCCTCCTCGGTGTCGCCGTACTTCACGTAGGACTGGGTGGACTGGTCGATCTTCAGGTTCTGGATCTTGTCCAGCGGTGAGATCCGGGCGATGTCGGAGGCCTTGATGGTGACCCCGCCGGTGAGCTTGCCGATCTTCACCGACTCCGTCTTCCCGGAGGCGATGTCCGACAGCGGCGCGGTGACGTCCTCCAGTTCCGCGCTCACCCGCACGTCACGCAGGCTCTCGCCGACCGGCACGCCGTCCGCGTAGACCGAGATGTGACTGTAGTCACCGGAGAGTGCCTCGACGAGGAACGGGAAGCCGTGGATGTCCACCGACGGATCGTCGCTCAGGCTCAGCTGCGTACGGGCCCGTTGGGAGATCTCGTGCTCGGCGAAGGCCGCGGCACCGAAATCGGCCCCGACCAGTACGAGCACCACCACGCCGAGGGCGATGACCCAGCGGCGCACCCGGCGTCCGCGGCGGCTGGTTCCCGGCCGGGTCGCCGGTCGGTCGCCTTGCGTCGCGGGCCCTCTGCTCACCATCGCGGGGGTACTCCTGTTCGTCGGCGGGGCGCTTCGCCCAGGTGTGATCGATCCAGCACGAGCTAGGTTCCAGGCCCGTTAACCCGCTATTCTCACTCAGCACCGACCGGCGCCACGTTCGAGGCGGCGAAACTGTGAAGGCGGTGCGGCTGATGAGCCTGGACCTCTTGGTGTTGACTGCGGAAGCTGACGCGACCTCGGTACTCCCCGCTCTCGACCTGCTGCCGCACACGGTACGCGTACGCCCTCCCGAAGTGACCGCCCTGCTCGACGCCGGGCACCGGGACGTGATCCTGCTGGACGCGCGCACTGATCTGGCGTCGGCGAAAAGCCTCTGCCGGCTGCTGAAGGGCGCCGGAGACGACGAGGCCGGCACTCCGGTGATCGCCGTCATCGGGGAGGGCGGCCTGGTGGCGGTCAGCGCGGAATGGCGCGCCGACGACATCCTGCTCCCGACCGCGGGCCCGGCCGAGGCCGACGCGCGGCTGCGGCTGGTCACCACCCGCGACGGTGGCGCCGGGCAGGCGGACACCGAACTGCGCGTCGGTGACCTGGTGATCGACGAGGCCACCTACACCGCGAAGCTGCGCCGCCGCACGCTCGAGCTGACCTACAAGGAGTTCGAGCTGCTGAAGTACCTGGCGCAGCACGCGGGCCGGGTCTTCACCCGCGCCCAGCTGCTGCAGGAGGTCTGGGGTTACGACTTCTTCGGCGGCACCCGCACGGTGGACGTGCACGTCCGGCGCCTGCGCGCGAAACTCGGCCCCGAGCACGAGCAGATGATCGGCACCGTCCGCAACGTCGGCTACAAGTTCGAGCGGCCGGCCAAGGGGGCGAAGCCCGTCGTCCCCGCAGCTCCCGCCGTGCCTGCCGACGCACACGAGCTTTCGCGCCGCTGACGCCTGCCGCTCGCCGGCTCGGCAAGCCGTGACGGACCTCGCTGCGACCCGATCGGCCGGTGCGGTGTGGGTAGGGTCGAGCCGTGATCGAACTGAGCGACTGGACCACGGAACCCTTCCTCGACGAGGTTCGCGAGGTGCTGCGGGCCGCCGAGGCGCAGGACGGTCGTCCGGAGGTCGATCCGGCCGGTCCGTTGCCGCGTGAGTTCGCCGGCGGATGGCACCTGCTCGCCCGCCGCGACGGAGTCCCGGCCGGCTATCTGCACCTGGACGTCGACGGTGATGCGCACGGTCGTCAGGTCGCGGAACTCGTGGTGCGCCCCGGACATCGCCGCCACGGTGTGGGTGCCGCACTCACGCGGGCTCTCGTCGAACGCGCCGCGGCCGGGTTCCGGGTGTGGGCACACGGTGACCATCCCGGCGCGGCCGCCCTCGCCGCGAAGCTGGGGCTCGGCCGGCAGCGTGAGCTCTTGGTCCTGCACGTCGACGCGGACTCCGCGACCTGGCCGGAACCGGTGCTGCGCAACGATATCCGGCTGCGCACGTTCGTGCCCGCGCAGGACGAGGAAGCAGTGATCGCGGTCAACGCGCGCGCTTTCGACTGGCATCCTGAGCAGGGCGCGCTCACCGTCGCCGAACTGCGGGACGAGGAGCGGCAGGCGTGGTTCGACCCGGCGGGCTTCTTCCTGGCCGAGGACGATCGGCAGCGCGTCACCGGTTTCCACTGGACCAAGGTGCACGATCCGGTGGCCGGCCGGTTCGGTGGCGAGCCGGTCGGTGAGGTGTACGTCGTCGGGGTCGATCCGGCCACGCAGGGTGGCGGACTCGGGAAGGCACTGACGCTCGCCGGACTGCGTTACCTCCGGTCCAGGGGGCTACGGCAAGTGATCCTTTACGTCGAGGGCGACAACGCCGCGGCGCTCGCGGTGTACGAGAAGCTCGGGTTCACCCGTTTCGAGACCGACGTTCAGTACGGTCAGTGATCACCGTCGCCAAGACGCCGTGCGCAGTGTTACTTTCTGCGTACTGAGCGATCACGAGAAGGCCACGGCACTCGTTCGGGCGAGTCGCGCTGGTCACAGCCAGTGGCTTGTTCACTTCTCGTTCATCTGACCAAGGGTGACCGTCCACCGGCGCTGCCTAATGTCCGGATTCGGCGCGGTGCGAACCGCCGCCGATCCGGCCCGGATTCCAGCAGGCATCTGCCGAGTGGAGGAAATGCAGTGAAGATCATGCGGCCCCTGGGTGCCGTCGGCGTGGTGGCGAGTGCCGCTCTGGTGCTCGCCGCCTGTGGCTCCGACCCCGCCGCCTCGAACACCAACGCGGCAGCCTCGGGCGCGCCGGCCGCCACCGGTACCGCGCAGGTCGACTGCGGTGGCAAGAGCCCGCTGTCCGGTGAAGGCTCGACGGCGCAGAACAACGCCATCGAAATCTTCAAGCAGCAGTACGGCAAGAAGTGCGACGGCCAGCAGGTCAACTACACCGCGAGCGGTTCCGGCGCCGGGGTCAAGCAGTTCAACGCCAACCAGGTCGACTTCGGCGGTTCGGACTCCCCGGTCACCGAGACCGACCTCGAAGCGGCGACCAAACGCTGTGCCTCCCCCGCCTGGAACATCCCGCTGGTGGTCGGCCCGGTCGCGGTCGGCTACCACCTGTCCGGGGTCGACAAGCTGACGCTGACCCCGACCGTGATCGCGAAGATCTTCAACGGTGGCATCACGAAGTGGAACGACCCGGCGATCAAGGCGGTCAAGGGCAACGAGAGCCTGAACCTGCCGGACAAGCCGATCCAGGTCGTCTCCCGCTCCGACGAGTCGGGCACCACGGACAACTTCCAGAAGTACCTGTCCGCGGCCGCCAAGGACGCGTGGACCCAGGGCGCGGGCAAGAAGTTCAACGGTGGCGTGGGCAACGGCGCGCAGGGCTCGAACGGCGTGGCCAGCACGGTCAAGGGTGCCGACGGCTCGATCACCTACGTGGAGGGCGCGTTCGCCAAGGACGGCGTCACCCCGGCGCTGATCGACAGCGGTTCCGGCGGCGTCGCGCTGTCCTCGGAGAACGTGGCGAAGTCGCTGGACTCGGCGAAGTTCCTGAACGAGGGCACGAACGACCTGGCGCTCGACCTCGACGGGATCTACTCGAGCAATGTGGCAGGCGCCTACCCGCTGCTGCTGACGACCTACGAGATCGTCTGCTCGAAGTACTCGAACCCGGATGTCGCCAAGGCCGTCAAGGCCTTCCTGACGGTGTCCGCGACCCAGGGGCAGCAGCCGCTGTCGGCCAAGGGGTACGTGCCGATCCCGCAGAGCCTGCAGGACAAGGTGCTGACCGCGGTCAAGGCGATCTCCTGACCGAGCGCGAGTAGCCGGAGCGAGTAGATACTGCCAGGAAAGTCGATGAGCGAACCACCCTGGACGCGAACGCCCACCGGCGACACCGGTGGGCGTTCGTCGTCCTCTCGAGCGTTCCCGGAGGATCCGATTTCGGACAACCCAGCCTCGCCGGCGCCCTCCGCGCCGCCCGGGGACACGAAGCCGAAGAAGGTGCGGGCCGGTGACCGCATCTTCCAGAACCTGACCACCGGGTCCGGCATCTTCGTCGTCGCGCTGATCGGCCTGATCGGGATCTTCCTGGTCATCCAGGCCATTCCGGCGCTGCGCGCGAACCACGCGAACTTCCTGTTCAACCACGGCTGGTCGACCAACGACCCGACGAACATGGCGTTCGGCATCGCGGACCTCGCCGAGGTCACCGTCGCGACCTCGGTGGTGGCGCTGATCATCGCGATGCCGATCTCGCTCGGCATCGCGCTCTTCCTGACCCAGTACGCGCCGTCCCGGCTGGCCCGGCCGTTCGCCTACGTGGTGGACCTGCTCGCCGCGGTGCCCTCGATCATCTTCGGTCTCTGGGGCATTCTCGTGTTCGCCCCGGCGATCGAGCCGTTCTCCCAGTGGATCAACGAAACCTTCGCGTGGTTCCCGCTGTTGGCGCCCGGCAACGTCGAGCCGAACGTGCGCGGCACGATCTTCACCGCGGGCATCGTGCTGGCGGTGATGATCCTTCCGATCATCACCTCGCTCTCGCGCGAGGTGTTCCAGCGGACGCCGACCACGCACATCGAGGGCGCGCTGGCGCTCGGCGCCACGCGCTGGGAGGTCATCCGCACCACGGTGCTGCCCTTCGGCAAGGCGGGCTACATCGGCGCGTCGATGCTCGGCCTCGGCCGCGCACTCGGCGAAACCATTGCGCTGGCGGTGATCCTGCTGATCCCGCAGGGGCGCAACTTCGACTGGAGCCTGTTCGACGGCGGCGCGACGTTCGCTTCGAAGATCGCCCAGAACTACAGTGAGTTCAACAATCCCACCTCGGCCGGTGCCTACATCGCGGCCGGTCTCGTGCTGTTCGTGCTGACGTTCCTGGTCAACTTCGCCGCCCGGTCGATCATCGCGAAGAAGGGGGACTGAGCATGTCGACCACGCTCGAACGGCCCGCGGTCACACCCGCCTTCCAGCAGGTCAGCACGAGCCGCAAACTCAAGAACGGCTTCGCGACCGTGCTCGTGTGGCTGTCCTTCCTGATCGCGGTGGTCCCACTGGTGTGGGTGCTGTACACGGTGATCGCGAACGGCATCAAGCGCCTGCCCTACACCAACTGGTGGAGCGAGGACTTCGGTTCGGTGCTGCCGGACGAGGTCGGCGGCGGGGTGCTGCACGCGGTCATCGGAACCCTGCTGCAGGGCCTGGTGTGCGCGGTGATCGCGGTACCGATCGGCATGCTGGTGGCGATCTACCTCGTGGAGTACGGCCGGGGCAAACTCGCCCGGCTCACCACGTTCATGGTGGACATCCTCTCCGGCGTTCCGTCCATTGTGGCCGCTCTGTTCATCTACGCGCTGTGGATCACCACGCTCGGCCTGCCGCGCAGCGGCTTCGCCGTGTCGCTGGCGCTGGTGCTGCTGATGATCCCGGTGGTCGTGCGGTCGGCGGAGGAAATGCTGCGGATCGTGCCGGACGATCTGCGGGAGGCCTCCTACGCGCTGGGCGTGCCGAAGTGGAAGACGATCATGAAGATCGTGCTGCCCACCGCGTTGTCCGGCATCATCGGCGGCATCATGATGGCGCTCGCCAGGGTGATGGGCGAGACCGCGCCACTGCTGGTGCTCGTGGGCTACTCCGCCTACACGAACTGGAACATCTTCGACGGCGAGCAGGCCGCGCTTCCGTTGGTGATGAACAACGAACGCGCCACCAACTCGATGGACCCCGGCAGCGTCGGCTTCGACCGGATCTGGGGCGCGGCGCTCACGCTGGTGCTCATCATCGCGTTGATCAACCTGCTCGCCACGGTCTTTTCCCGCCTCGTCGCCCCGAAGAAGAAGTGAGTCATGGCCAAGCGAATCGACGTCAAGGACCTGGACATCTACTACGGCAAGTTCCACGCCGTGGACAGCGTCACGCTGGACGTCCCGCCGCGGAACGTGACCGCGTTCATCGGCCCGTCCGGCTGCGGCAAGTCGACCGTGCTGCGCACCCTGAACCGGATGCACGAGGTCATCCCCGGTGCCAGGGTGGACGGTCAGGTGCTGCTCGACGGTGAGGACATCTACTCGTCCACTGTGGACCCGGTACAGGTGCGCCGGACCATCGGCATGGTGTTCCAGCGGCCCAATCCGTTCCCGACGATGTCCATCAAGGACAACGTGGTGGCCGGACTTCGTCTCGGCGGCACGAAGAACCGCAAGCAGCTCGACGAGGTCGCCGAACGCGCACTGCGTGGCGCGAACCTGTGGAACGAGGTCAAGGACCGGCTGACCAAGCCCGGTGGTGGC carries:
- the pstB gene encoding phosphate ABC transporter ATP-binding protein PstB; translation: MAKRIDVKDLDIYYGKFHAVDSVTLDVPPRNVTAFIGPSGCGKSTVLRTLNRMHEVIPGARVDGQVLLDGEDIYSSTVDPVQVRRTIGMVFQRPNPFPTMSIKDNVVAGLRLGGTKNRKQLDEVAERALRGANLWNEVKDRLTKPGGGLSGGQQQRLCIARAIAVQPDVLLMDEPCSALDPISTLAIEDLIGELKKEYTIVIVTHNMQQAARVSDQTAFFNLAGVGQPGRLIELNDTERIFSNPDEKATEDYISGRFG
- the pstA gene encoding phosphate ABC transporter permease PstA, whose amino-acid sequence is MSTTLERPAVTPAFQQVSTSRKLKNGFATVLVWLSFLIAVVPLVWVLYTVIANGIKRLPYTNWWSEDFGSVLPDEVGGGVLHAVIGTLLQGLVCAVIAVPIGMLVAIYLVEYGRGKLARLTTFMVDILSGVPSIVAALFIYALWITTLGLPRSGFAVSLALVLLMIPVVVRSAEEMLRIVPDDLREASYALGVPKWKTIMKIVLPTALSGIIGGIMMALARVMGETAPLLVLVGYSAYTNWNIFDGEQAALPLVMNNERATNSMDPGSVGFDRIWGAALTLVLIIALINLLATVFSRLVAPKKK